A single genomic interval of Mycolicibacterium holsaticum DSM 44478 = JCM 12374 harbors:
- a CDS encoding MCE family protein: MRIGRRILFQLIIFGVVATVAGAIMVFGYIRLPARWFGLGQYTVTVELPAAAGLYKTGNVTYRGTEVGRVADVRLTDTGVVAVLSLRSDIPIPSDLDAEVRSHSAAGEQYVALSPRNATSRPLENGDVIPLSRAAVPPDVNALLDATNHGLQAIPRADLKTVVDESYTAVGGLGPEIARIVKGSTQLAIDAHAHLDAITQLVDEASPALAAQADTAYEISSWASHLRVVTDELRSQDAPVAGLLERGGLAIGEVEELVERLQPTLPIVLANLVAIDQVAITYQAAIEQLLVLMPQSTAALQATIVSGVNTKQDYKGSFLDFNLNINLPPPCTTGYLPAQQQRPPSFEDYPDRPAGDLYCRVPQDSPFNVRGARNFPCQSVPGKRAPTVRLCESDEQYVPLNDGFNWKGDPNATLSGQEAPQAPAPTARPPGPDAPIAVAEYDAATGTYLGPDGRVYTQRDLARNGGERTWQSMIVPPS; this comes from the coding sequence ATGCGGATAGGCCGGCGGATCCTGTTCCAGCTCATTATTTTCGGGGTGGTGGCCACCGTCGCCGGGGCCATCATGGTATTCGGCTACATTCGGTTGCCCGCACGCTGGTTCGGCTTGGGCCAGTACACGGTCACCGTCGAGTTGCCTGCGGCTGCCGGGCTGTACAAGACCGGCAACGTCACCTACCGGGGTACGGAGGTCGGGCGGGTTGCGGATGTACGCCTCACCGATACCGGCGTTGTGGCGGTGTTGTCACTGCGATCGGATATTCCCATCCCGTCGGACCTCGACGCTGAAGTCCGCAGCCACAGCGCCGCCGGGGAGCAGTACGTAGCGTTGTCGCCGCGCAACGCGACGTCGCGGCCACTCGAGAACGGCGACGTCATACCGCTGAGCCGTGCAGCGGTACCGCCGGACGTCAACGCGCTGCTCGACGCGACCAACCATGGTCTACAGGCCATTCCACGCGCTGACCTCAAGACGGTCGTCGACGAGAGCTACACCGCGGTCGGTGGACTCGGACCAGAGATCGCTCGGATCGTAAAGGGGTCCACGCAGTTGGCCATCGATGCCCACGCGCATCTGGACGCGATCACGCAGCTTGTCGACGAGGCGTCGCCGGCACTGGCGGCGCAGGCCGACACCGCATACGAAATATCGTCCTGGGCATCTCATTTGAGGGTCGTCACCGACGAACTGCGGTCCCAGGATGCCCCGGTCGCCGGCCTCCTCGAACGAGGTGGTCTCGCCATCGGAGAGGTCGAGGAGCTCGTCGAGCGGTTGCAGCCCACGCTGCCGATCGTGCTGGCCAATCTCGTCGCCATCGATCAGGTCGCCATCACGTATCAAGCTGCGATCGAGCAGTTGTTGGTGCTGATGCCGCAGTCGACCGCCGCATTGCAGGCCACGATTGTCAGCGGCGTGAACACCAAGCAGGACTACAAGGGCAGCTTCTTGGATTTCAATTTGAACATCAACCTGCCTCCGCCGTGCACCACGGGTTACCTGCCCGCCCAGCAGCAGCGGCCACCGAGTTTCGAGGATTACCCCGACCGGCCTGCGGGCGATCTGTATTGCCGAGTGCCGCAGGACTCCCCGTTCAATGTGCGGGGCGCGCGCAACTTCCCCTGCCAAAGCGTGCCGGGCAAACGCGCACCGACGGTGAGGTTGTGCGAAAGCGACGAGCAGTACGTGCCACTCAACGACGGCTTCAACTGGAAGGGTGACCCCAACGCGACCCTGTCCGGCCAGGAGGCCCCACAGGCGCCCGCGCCGACCGCACGGCCGCCCGGCCCTGACGCACCGATCGCGGTCGCCGAATACGACGCCGCTACCGGTACCTACCTCGGCCCGGACGGGCGGGTCTACACCCAACGCGATCTGGCTCGAAACGGGGGCGAGCGAACGTGGCAGTCGATGATCGTGCCGCCGAGTTGA
- a CDS encoding aldehyde dehydrogenase family protein produces the protein MTERTHRRRLSVQCTLMVNQACSPTSHGGGGMTLAGQTRQAPSGGSSDATLAASDHTAIESLTRLFDAQHASFRQSGPPSLTERQKHLGALAAMVMNNRSRIQEAMVADFAVHPEELTVMTEVLAVAGQASYISQQLPLWAASQERYVDPTLFGSARSEIRYQPKGVLGVMGPWNLPFALTLGPAADMLGAGNRVIIKPSEVAPACAELLRDMVTATFDSDRMAVVCGGLELAKAFPALPWGHLVYTGNSTVGRQVAATAAQNLVPLTLELGGKNPAIVHTDRVTDDTVRHILGNKLVKNGQICIAPDYCLVPRDQVTEFVERSMSYLQSTVPSYSESPDCVGIVNEHHLQRLVSLTEEAHARGCRVLTFPADGGVAVGTRQMPVSLIIDPPDDLAVMQEEIFGPILPVKPYDSVDEAIAYVNSGPPPLGLYVFATDTSVVDHILNRTTSGGLCVNACTIQGAIPSLGFGGAGHSGYGRHRGVEGFREFSHQRAVVTRGEGDLIHAFFPPYSGLARSVVAAALDTPPSDADTSKEN, from the coding sequence TTGACCGAGCGCACCCACCGGCGTAGGTTAAGCGTACAGTGTACTCTCATGGTGAATCAAGCGTGTTCACCAACCAGCCACGGAGGAGGCGGCATGACGCTCGCGGGCCAGACCAGACAGGCGCCAAGCGGCGGCAGTTCCGATGCGACGCTTGCAGCTTCGGATCACACCGCTATCGAATCGCTGACCCGTCTATTCGACGCGCAGCACGCCTCTTTCCGGCAATCAGGACCGCCGTCGCTCACCGAACGTCAGAAGCATCTCGGTGCGCTCGCCGCGATGGTGATGAACAACCGCAGCCGCATCCAAGAGGCGATGGTCGCCGACTTCGCCGTGCATCCCGAAGAACTCACGGTCATGACCGAGGTTCTCGCGGTGGCGGGGCAGGCGAGCTACATCAGCCAACAACTGCCCCTGTGGGCCGCTTCGCAGGAACGGTATGTGGATCCCACACTGTTCGGTTCGGCTCGATCGGAGATCCGGTACCAGCCCAAGGGGGTGTTGGGCGTCATGGGTCCGTGGAACCTGCCGTTCGCGCTCACGCTCGGGCCGGCCGCGGACATGCTCGGTGCGGGCAATCGCGTGATCATCAAACCGTCGGAAGTAGCGCCGGCATGTGCGGAGTTGCTGCGGGACATGGTTACCGCCACATTCGACTCCGACCGGATGGCGGTTGTCTGCGGTGGCCTGGAGCTGGCGAAAGCCTTTCCCGCCCTGCCATGGGGGCACCTGGTGTACACCGGTAACTCCACGGTGGGAAGGCAAGTCGCGGCAACGGCCGCCCAGAACCTCGTACCCTTGACACTCGAACTGGGCGGCAAGAACCCGGCGATCGTCCACACCGACCGCGTGACCGACGACACGGTGCGTCACATCCTCGGCAACAAGCTCGTCAAGAACGGCCAAATCTGTATCGCCCCGGACTACTGCCTCGTCCCCCGCGATCAGGTCACCGAATTCGTCGAGCGCTCAATGAGCTACCTGCAATCTACCGTCCCGTCCTACTCGGAGTCCCCCGACTGTGTCGGCATCGTCAACGAGCACCACCTGCAACGGCTGGTGAGTCTTACCGAAGAGGCGCATGCCCGCGGGTGCCGGGTGCTCACCTTCCCCGCCGATGGCGGCGTCGCCGTCGGCACCCGGCAGATGCCGGTGTCGTTGATCATCGATCCGCCCGACGACCTCGCGGTCATGCAAGAAGAGATCTTCGGTCCGATACTGCCCGTCAAGCCATACGATTCCGTCGACGAAGCCATCGCCTACGTGAACTCGGGTCCCCCGCCCCTCGGGCTGTATGTCTTCGCCACCGACACCTCGGTCGTCGACCACATCCTGAACCGGACGACGTCTGGGGGCTTGTGTGTCAACGCATGCACCATCCAGGGCGCGATCCCTTCGCTCGGCTTCGGCGGTGCCGGGCACAGCGGGTACGGCAGGCACCGCGGCGTCGAGGGTTTCCGTGAGTTTTCCCATCAGCGGGCGGTGGTCACCCGAGGCGAGGGTGATCTCATCCACGCCTTCTTTCCACCGTATTCAGGCCTGGCCCGGTCCGTCGTGGCCGCGGCGCTCGACACGCCACCCAGTGACGCCGACACCTCGAAGGAGAATTGA
- a CDS encoding hydantoinase B/oxoprolinase family protein, with product MTVTGIDPITAEILHSAFVSITDEMKTNLMRTAYNLIIYEAQDFTVGLFDPNGDTISVGLGLPMFVGGLSDAIKAKLDFYGSDGIKPGDILLTNDAYIMGSHLNHMIFTLPIFHEGQLVAFASSMAHWIDVGGVLGGTTTDIYSEGLQVPIVKIYKEGVQDDELTRLIATNVRFENLAMGDFRAQIAAIRTGEARMKRLFERYGTAVVNASIEDLYRRSEELARQAVAQIPDGEYHGQAYMDDDGVGLGTRIPVRVRVVIDDDRMTVDLSEMSPQVAGYFNSGATAGRSAAQVAFKCLTSPTTYPINAGSIRPLQVQLPEGTVVSATKPAAMRLWMTYPMTVVDSIFRALADVVPGAAIAGHHADLGMTHTYGVDETTGRFFQFYGGPQGGGWGATSTADGQNATMCINDGDTHNSPIEVVEAKYPMVTITEYALREDSGGPGRYRGGLGTRLMVRMHTRARMDTWIERTACAPWGLAGGHDAAANQIRIERADGEQVHFPSGKVAAVDLADGDSHIVELGGGGGFGDPLQRPAEQVLTDVTAGYVSVAAARDVYGVAVDTTEHGRFVLDAAGTDRLRGAAHG from the coding sequence ATGACGGTGACAGGCATCGACCCGATAACCGCCGAGATACTTCATTCGGCGTTCGTCTCGATCACCGACGAGATGAAGACGAACCTCATGCGGACCGCCTACAACCTCATCATCTACGAGGCACAGGACTTCACCGTCGGACTGTTTGACCCCAACGGGGACACCATCTCGGTTGGGCTCGGACTGCCGATGTTCGTGGGCGGACTGTCCGATGCGATCAAGGCGAAGCTCGACTTCTACGGCAGCGACGGAATCAAGCCGGGCGACATCCTTCTCACCAACGACGCCTACATCATGGGTAGCCACCTCAACCACATGATCTTCACGCTGCCGATCTTCCATGAGGGCCAGCTGGTTGCCTTTGCGTCGTCGATGGCGCACTGGATCGACGTCGGCGGTGTACTCGGGGGCACCACGACGGACATCTACTCCGAGGGCCTCCAGGTCCCCATCGTCAAGATCTACAAGGAAGGCGTCCAAGATGACGAGCTGACGCGCCTGATCGCCACCAACGTGAGGTTCGAGAACCTGGCGATGGGTGACTTCCGTGCCCAGATCGCCGCGATCCGCACCGGGGAAGCCCGGATGAAGCGGCTATTCGAGCGATACGGAACCGCGGTCGTGAACGCCAGCATCGAAGACCTCTACCGACGCAGTGAAGAGCTTGCGCGCCAAGCTGTTGCGCAGATACCCGACGGTGAATACCACGGGCAGGCTTATATGGATGACGACGGTGTGGGGCTGGGAACCCGAATACCCGTGCGCGTACGGGTGGTCATCGACGATGATCGGATGACGGTGGATCTCAGCGAGATGAGCCCCCAGGTGGCTGGATACTTCAACTCCGGCGCGACGGCCGGTCGCTCGGCGGCCCAGGTCGCCTTCAAATGCCTCACCTCGCCGACCACGTACCCCATCAACGCGGGATCAATACGTCCGCTGCAAGTCCAGCTACCAGAAGGGACGGTGGTGAGCGCGACGAAACCGGCGGCCATGCGTCTGTGGATGACCTACCCGATGACCGTCGTCGACTCGATCTTCCGGGCACTGGCCGACGTCGTACCGGGGGCCGCGATCGCCGGCCATCATGCCGATCTCGGGATGACGCACACCTACGGTGTCGACGAAACGACCGGCCGGTTCTTTCAGTTCTACGGCGGACCGCAGGGCGGCGGCTGGGGCGCCACATCGACCGCGGACGGCCAGAACGCCACCATGTGCATCAACGACGGCGACACGCACAACAGCCCGATCGAGGTCGTCGAAGCCAAGTACCCGATGGTGACGATCACGGAGTACGCGCTGCGCGAGGACTCCGGGGGTCCCGGCAGATACCGCGGCGGCCTCGGCACCCGGCTCATGGTGCGAATGCACACCCGAGCCCGGATGGACACCTGGATCGAGCGAACGGCCTGCGCCCCTTGGGGGCTGGCCGGCGGACATGATGCGGCAGCCAACCAGATCCGCATCGAACGTGCGGACGGCGAGCAGGTGCATTTCCCGAGCGGCAAAGTCGCGGCGGTCGACCTCGCCGACGGTGACAGCCATATCGTCGAGCTCGGGGGCGGCGGCGGGTTCGGCGATCCACTGCAGCGCCCGGCCGAGCAGGTGCTGACCGACGTCACCGCCGGCTATGTCTCTGTGGCGGCCGCCCGGGACGTCTACGGTGTCGCGGTCGACACCACCGAGCACGGTCGGTTTGTTCTCGACGCGGCGGGAACCGACCGGCTCCGCGGGGCCGCACATGGCTGA
- a CDS encoding MCE family protein has protein sequence MPLRRSLFALAVLTSLASLCGCDWRGLNSLPMPGTAGGGSDSYVVRAELPDVVNIQQNSRVRVGDVTVGNVTKIEIQDWHALVTMTIDSDVELPANATATVGQTSLLGTMHIELAAPTGVAPEGKLRDGALIPLPNATAYPTTEQTLAAISLLLNGGGIGQIQDITEAFSTAFRGRDMDLRSLLEQLDRFIGRLDGQKDDILAATESLNRLTGQFAGQRIVMERALRTIPDALAVLRDERRSLADALDRFGEFSALAADAVDQTKEAMLHEFEDIAPALAALGDAGPALTRSLSLLTTFPWPKENIPNWIRGDYANSTLVVDLTLSRIDSSFFTGTRWEGDLTELEIQWGRTIGQLPSPYTGGNPLVAPYHWDQGQ, from the coding sequence ATGCCTCTGCGGCGCAGCCTATTCGCACTCGCCGTCCTGACCAGCCTTGCCTCGCTGTGCGGATGCGACTGGCGTGGGCTGAACTCGCTGCCCATGCCGGGAACCGCGGGCGGCGGCAGTGATTCATACGTGGTCAGGGCCGAACTGCCCGATGTGGTGAACATCCAACAGAACTCCAGGGTCCGTGTCGGCGACGTCACGGTCGGCAACGTGACGAAGATCGAAATCCAGGATTGGCATGCACTGGTCACGATGACCATCGACAGCGACGTCGAACTGCCCGCCAACGCCACCGCGACGGTGGGGCAGACCAGCCTGCTGGGAACAATGCACATCGAACTGGCCGCGCCCACCGGGGTGGCGCCCGAGGGCAAACTGCGCGACGGGGCGCTGATCCCGCTGCCGAACGCAACGGCCTATCCGACGACCGAGCAGACCCTCGCGGCGATCTCGCTGCTGCTCAACGGTGGCGGAATCGGTCAAATCCAGGACATCACAGAGGCTTTCAGCACCGCCTTCCGCGGCCGGGACATGGATCTGCGCAGCCTGCTCGAACAACTCGATCGGTTCATCGGCCGACTCGACGGCCAGAAGGACGACATTCTGGCCGCCACAGAAAGCCTGAATCGGCTCACCGGCCAGTTCGCTGGGCAGCGAATCGTGATGGAGCGCGCGCTCCGCACGATTCCCGACGCGCTCGCCGTGCTCCGAGACGAGCGCCGCAGCCTTGCCGATGCCCTCGACCGGTTCGGTGAGTTCAGCGCGCTGGCCGCTGATGCCGTCGACCAAACCAAGGAGGCGATGCTGCACGAGTTCGAGGACATCGCACCCGCGCTTGCGGCACTCGGGGACGCGGGGCCGGCACTGACCCGGTCACTCAGCCTGCTGACAACGTTTCCGTGGCCGAAGGAGAATATCCCCAACTGGATCCGGGGCGACTACGCGAATTCAACCCTCGTCGTCGACCTGACCCTCAGCCGCATCGATTCCTCGTTTTTCACCGGCACCAGATGGGAGGGTGACCTGACCGAACTCGAGATTCAATGGGGTCGCACAATCGGTCAGCTGCCGAGCCCGTACACCGGCGGCAATCCGCTGGTGGCTCCGTATCACTGGGACCAGGGCCAGTGA
- a CDS encoding alpha/beta fold hydrolase: MADTDWSFDGLWPYPPRWFDTPEGRVHYIDEGPRDGRPVLLVHGNPTWGFLYRNFVGPLVRHGYRVIVPDFLGFGRSDKPAEAARYGIADHTRRLDSLLASLDLHEVTVVPQDWGGLALVWAADHPDRVAGLFILNTSAHRLRGPWRFPLPLKLFRAPIVGELMVKGLNLFHRAFLFRVGVVHRDRLTPEIKRAYLAPHPSWSSRTGVLAFPRQIPAHPDEPLSVYLGGVEQRLTEHFRNRPVKIVWAMNDVAFSPDMLDDLWAPMFPHATIVRLDDAGHYLQEDAHERIVPELLEFLQDMGGRGIAHEAN; encoded by the coding sequence ATGGCTGACACGGACTGGTCATTCGACGGGTTGTGGCCGTACCCGCCCCGATGGTTTGACACCCCGGAGGGGCGAGTGCATTACATCGACGAGGGCCCGCGCGATGGGCGGCCGGTGTTGCTGGTCCATGGGAACCCGACGTGGGGGTTTCTTTACCGCAACTTCGTCGGGCCGTTGGTGAGACACGGCTATCGCGTGATAGTTCCAGACTTCCTCGGCTTCGGCCGGTCCGACAAGCCTGCCGAGGCTGCGCGTTACGGGATCGCCGACCATACGCGTCGGCTCGATTCCCTTCTGGCGTCACTGGATCTGCATGAGGTGACGGTGGTTCCGCAGGACTGGGGTGGGCTGGCGCTGGTATGGGCCGCCGACCATCCCGACCGGGTCGCGGGTCTGTTCATCCTGAACACCAGCGCCCACAGGCTGCGAGGGCCGTGGCGCTTCCCCCTTCCGCTGAAGTTGTTCCGCGCTCCGATCGTCGGGGAACTCATGGTCAAGGGCCTCAACCTTTTCCACCGCGCCTTTCTGTTTCGGGTCGGCGTCGTACACCGTGACCGGCTGACCCCGGAGATCAAACGTGCCTACCTTGCCCCGCATCCGAGCTGGTCAAGCCGGACCGGTGTGCTCGCCTTTCCCCGCCAGATCCCCGCTCACCCAGATGAACCGCTGTCGGTGTACCTCGGCGGTGTCGAACAGCGGCTGACCGAACACTTCCGTAACCGCCCGGTCAAGATCGTCTGGGCCATGAACGACGTCGCGTTCAGCCCCGACATGCTGGACGATCTGTGGGCCCCGATGTTTCCGCACGCCACAATCGTGCGGCTAGATGATGCGGGACATTATCTGCAGGAAGATGCGCACGAACGAATCGTTCCCGAACTCCTCGAGTTTCTCCAGGACATGGGTGGACGCGGTATCGCGCACGAAGCGAACTAG
- a CDS encoding TetR/AcrR family transcriptional regulator: MPRPKSLTSEEIATAALAVIDRGGLAALSIRAVAAELGVGTMSLYRYFADREQLEGYVVDLVFASISTDLPARSSWTKRVETLLQRLRDAVADHPAVVPLLLTHRFTAESAMPWSEQLMSALAKAGFDGKHRFLAFRLLTSYVIGVVQSEHFGVLPLAGQPIEAERHEREYPLLAENAPYARNAVSDEEFRWGLAIVLNGLEATIED, encoded by the coding sequence ATGCCTCGGCCGAAGTCGCTGACGTCCGAAGAGATCGCCACGGCGGCACTCGCGGTGATCGATCGCGGAGGGCTTGCCGCGCTGTCGATCCGCGCCGTCGCCGCCGAACTCGGCGTGGGGACGATGTCGCTATACCGCTACTTCGCCGACCGCGAGCAACTGGAAGGCTATGTCGTCGACCTCGTGTTCGCCTCGATATCAACTGACTTACCCGCCCGGTCGTCGTGGACCAAGCGCGTGGAGACGCTGCTGCAACGCCTTCGGGATGCCGTTGCCGATCACCCGGCAGTCGTACCGCTGCTGCTTACTCATCGATTCACGGCGGAGAGCGCGATGCCGTGGTCGGAGCAGTTGATGAGCGCCCTCGCCAAGGCAGGGTTCGACGGGAAACACCGATTTCTCGCGTTCAGGCTGCTGACGAGCTACGTGATCGGTGTGGTGCAAAGCGAGCATTTCGGTGTGCTGCCGTTGGCCGGGCAGCCGATCGAGGCGGAACGCCACGAACGCGAGTATCCACTGCTGGCCGAGAACGCACCGTACGCCCGAAACGCGGTATCCGACGAGGAGTTTCGCTGGGGGCTTGCGATCGTTCTGAACGGGCTCGAAGCGACGATCGAGGACTAG
- a CDS encoding hydantoinase/oxoprolinase family protein: MPIRAAVDIGGTFTDVVAFDDETGQMILGKSLSTPRDLIEGIVEAVGTAGVAVTDIGHLVHGSTIVVNALIERHGARTALVTTAGFRDVYEIGRINRPDAFNLSFTKHRPLVTRDMIFEVAERLRADGTVTTPLDEQGVRAVARELAGRDIEAVAVILLHAYRNPVHEQRVGEILREELPGRYVTLSHEITREYREYERTSTVAANAFVGPLVSDYLGRMADRIQVPLAIMQSNGGVSDVSTAARQCVQMLESGPAGGVVGTIALCEALGYRDAIAFDMGGTTAKSAVIRDLTFPLASDYYLGGYLTGLPIRIPCLDIVEVGTGGGSVAWLDTAGGIHVGPRSAGADPGPACYGRGGTHPTITDAAVVLGHLSPDGNLAGGLHLDGDAARRAMQDLAAELDMDAVRTAAGVIAIGAAAMANSVRAVTTERGLDPRDFALVAYGGNGPLHVSLVARELSIGRVVIPPVPAVFSALGMLMADARRDVVQTGVQTLEPGMAEHLDAMCSELETTCERELLMNDVGFTDVEFVRAADMRYVGQEHTVTVTLPAFDAGAASVAQLKKDFDTVHQQRYSHSAPDEPAQIVSLRVSAIGRLTKPDLAKIAEGSDAPPPEAGTGHREVIFDPVDGAVSTRVYTRAKLLAGNRIEGPAVIEEPTTTTLLRPGDTLEVDGFGNLLIEIGG; encoded by the coding sequence ATGCCAATCAGGGCAGCGGTCGACATCGGCGGGACCTTCACCGACGTCGTCGCCTTCGACGACGAAACCGGACAGATGATCCTCGGTAAGTCGCTGAGCACACCGCGCGACCTCATCGAGGGGATCGTCGAGGCGGTCGGCACCGCCGGGGTCGCCGTCACCGACATCGGTCACCTCGTGCACGGCAGCACGATCGTCGTCAACGCACTCATCGAGCGACACGGCGCACGAACGGCTTTGGTGACCACCGCCGGGTTCCGCGATGTCTACGAGATCGGCCGGATCAACCGCCCCGACGCATTCAACCTGTCGTTCACCAAGCACCGCCCGCTGGTGACCCGAGACATGATCTTCGAAGTCGCAGAACGGCTGCGAGCAGACGGCACGGTCACGACGCCACTCGATGAGCAGGGCGTGCGGGCGGTGGCCAGGGAACTCGCCGGGCGCGACATCGAAGCCGTCGCCGTGATCCTGCTCCACGCCTACCGAAACCCCGTTCACGAACAACGCGTCGGTGAGATCCTGCGTGAGGAACTGCCGGGACGGTACGTGACGCTATCGCATGAAATCACCCGCGAGTACCGCGAGTACGAACGCACCTCGACTGTCGCGGCGAACGCATTCGTCGGCCCGTTGGTGAGCGACTATCTCGGGCGGATGGCCGACCGGATACAGGTACCGCTGGCCATCATGCAATCCAACGGCGGTGTGTCCGACGTGTCCACCGCCGCCCGGCAATGCGTGCAGATGCTCGAATCAGGCCCCGCGGGGGGCGTCGTGGGCACCATCGCACTGTGCGAGGCGCTGGGGTACCGCGATGCCATCGCATTCGACATGGGCGGCACGACAGCCAAATCCGCGGTGATCCGCGATCTGACGTTCCCGTTGGCCAGCGACTACTACCTCGGCGGCTATCTGACCGGGCTGCCGATCCGCATTCCCTGCCTGGACATCGTCGAGGTCGGCACAGGTGGCGGGAGCGTCGCCTGGCTGGACACCGCAGGCGGAATTCACGTCGGGCCGCGCAGCGCCGGCGCCGACCCCGGCCCGGCCTGTTACGGACGCGGCGGCACGCATCCCACGATCACCGATGCGGCCGTCGTGCTCGGGCATCTCTCGCCGGACGGGAACCTCGCCGGCGGCTTGCACCTCGACGGCGATGCCGCCCGACGAGCCATGCAGGACCTGGCCGCCGAACTCGATATGGATGCGGTGCGGACCGCCGCGGGAGTCATCGCCATCGGCGCTGCGGCGATGGCGAACTCGGTGCGGGCGGTGACGACCGAACGGGGTCTGGACCCACGCGATTTTGCGCTCGTCGCATATGGCGGCAACGGCCCGCTTCACGTTTCGCTGGTGGCTCGCGAGCTTTCGATAGGTCGTGTCGTCATTCCTCCCGTGCCTGCGGTGTTCTCCGCTCTCGGGATGCTGATGGCCGACGCGCGCCGCGATGTGGTGCAGACCGGCGTCCAGACACTGGAGCCCGGGATGGCCGAACACCTCGACGCCATGTGTAGCGAACTGGAAACCACATGCGAGCGCGAACTGCTGATGAACGACGTCGGGTTCACCGATGTGGAGTTCGTCCGTGCCGCCGACATGCGCTATGTCGGTCAGGAGCACACGGTGACTGTGACCTTGCCGGCCTTCGATGCCGGAGCGGCAAGCGTCGCGCAGCTCAAAAAGGATTTCGACACCGTGCACCAACAGCGATACAGCCACAGCGCTCCCGACGAGCCGGCGCAGATCGTCAGCCTGCGGGTGTCGGCGATCGGGCGGCTGACGAAACCCGACCTGGCCAAGATCGCCGAAGGCAGCGACGCACCGCCACCAGAGGCCGGTACGGGCCACCGTGAGGTGATCTTCGATCCGGTCGACGGCGCGGTGTCGACCCGGGTCTACACCCGCGCGAAGTTGTTGGCCGGGAACCGGATCGAGGGCCCGGCAGTCATCGAAGAACCGACGACCACGACCCTGCTGAGACCCGGAGACACGCTGGAGGTCGACGGTTTCGGAAACCTTCTCATCGAGATCGGAGGATGA
- a CDS encoding peroxiredoxin-like family protein encodes MNRLNAGATVNVREIATVTGEQVAVPDAKLLTHMQFRRFAGCPVCNLHLRSVANRHAEIEASGVREVVFFHSTAEDLLPHVDVLPFAVVADPKKRFYREFGVEQGRRAVLNPRAWWPIARAVAHSVTGILTRTARPPAANPEGGRYGLPADFLIAPDGRIVACKYGDHVDDQWSVDEVVDLALQYQRRNAEMP; translated from the coding sequence GTGAACCGACTGAATGCCGGCGCGACCGTGAACGTCCGTGAAATAGCCACTGTCACGGGAGAACAAGTGGCGGTGCCCGACGCGAAGCTGTTGACACATATGCAATTCCGGCGGTTTGCCGGGTGTCCCGTCTGCAATCTGCACCTACGCTCCGTGGCGAACCGGCACGCAGAGATCGAGGCGTCGGGAGTTCGCGAGGTGGTGTTTTTCCACTCAACGGCAGAAGACCTCCTGCCGCATGTTGACGTGCTTCCGTTTGCCGTCGTCGCCGATCCGAAGAAGCGTTTCTATCGAGAGTTCGGTGTGGAGCAGGGGCGGCGCGCGGTGCTGAACCCGCGGGCCTGGTGGCCCATAGCGCGGGCCGTTGCGCACAGCGTGACAGGCATTCTCACCCGGACCGCCCGGCCGCCTGCCGCCAACCCCGAAGGGGGCCGATACGGCCTGCCCGCCGACTTTCTGATCGCGCCCGACGGCCGCATCGTGGCGTGCAAGTACGGCGATCACGTCGACGACCAATGGTCGGTCGACGAAGTCGTCGACCTCGCACTTCAATACCAGCGGCGAAATGCAGAGATGCCCTGA